One window of Nicotiana tomentosiformis chromosome 11, ASM39032v3, whole genome shotgun sequence genomic DNA carries:
- the LOC104103528 gene encoding uncharacterized protein isoform X11 codes for MNISELTQFQKAQMKAILGPDSSVPFETFISDLMASSSEAESMLDMIKQEDSNLLAVKLANLLDSPHITDDSRATCAIVLQNLFVGDDGYGWRNLSLSTRSGVQCILLNRIKIEESKSIMQTLYITLCVSLQDNKESEICSLFGQYYDNSSYIKVVEFTLSLVSQCAKQGDDLSSAPWIKDMLLGALNGCSDMRLRMAALRAAIDIIQCLSSSNDKDWYQGLLPALLGTLTEALSKGEEVTAREALEHFVEFAENEPRFLRMQLVEVVATMFEIAENVSLEKETRHLAIKFLITLVEAKKEAPGMMKKLPLFTSNCFAMLLKLLQDVEDEPPWNNIHKVAFREYGNIMVGICYFDRLSRALGAKTIAPVAKEQLSACLAAPDWEKRHATLLALAVISECCPKVMLTSMEELVLNYFLNMVLDCFQDPHPRVRWAAIRAIALFSTFFCPQLQEQFHDQVLPALAAAMADFQNPIIQVQASVAFYRFYASSKPETLIPFFDGMINNLPVFQQNDKQMVQDAASMVFTGIAKLSKEYCRINYDTVMQYLKTAMANRNSNVLGRARAMYSISYLGFAVGKEKFRDDAKQVMEVLLSLLGSQLKADDRSNVYLFLAGARIFLCMGKEFLPYMRVAIPFMIQLAQVELDITIYDHSYSGLYGLDYDRDIIVKFEETSMCIKDNIRLEEKSIACHLLDIISVLLEEDFYPWISQAAPVLEPLLKFYIHDDVRENAIFAISSLLRSAKLAVEKGTAQGGNKWYFKELSGRIILALGDAIYSEHETKLCEIILKELNQCLKISGPHLDEDQVRRIMNGIKHVITESSCRKGKLTEREKSDDFDAEEAELLREERELEEKVFSRVGCILLTLIKTFKAAFLPFLNELSSYLMPMTGKDKTAKERSACVNIFNKLVEECSESSLKYYNICLPFILDSSNDENPVLRENAFYGLGLCAEYGGLVFKPFIGEALSRINVVITHLHALAPENEQAYHDAVFALGQICQFHRESIDSTQIIPAWLNCLPIRGNMVVHDQLCSMVERFYVLEMILLLKK; via the exons ATGAATATTAGCGAGTTGACTCAGTTCCAGAAGGCCCAGATGAAGGCGATTCTTGGGCCTGACTCTAGTGTTCCTTTTGAAACCTTTATCTCGGATCTCATGGCGAGCTCCTCTGAGGCTGAGTCAATGTTGGACATGATCAAGCAGGAGGATTCGAACTTGCTTGCTGTTAAGCTTGCTAACCTTCTAGACTCTCCCCATATCACTGATGATTCACGCGCTACGTGTGCTATCGTCCTCCAAAATTTGTTTGTTGGGGATGATGGATATGGTTGGCGCAATCTAAGTCTATCGACTCGGTCCGGTGTGCAATGTATCCTTCTGAACCGTATCAAGATTGAAGAATCAAAATCCATTATGCAGACCCTTTACATTACGCTTTGTGTAAGCCTCCAAGATAACAAGGAGTCTGAAATATGTAGCTTGTTCGGCCAATATTATGACAACTCCAGTTATATCAAGGTAGTAGAGTTTACTTTGTCATTAGTTTCCCAGTGCGCCAAACAAGGAGATGATTTATCATCAGCCCCTTGGATCAAGGATATGTTACTAGGTGCACTGAATGGTTGCAGTGATATGAGATTGAGGATGGCGGCACTGAGGGCAGCGATCGACATCATTCAGTGCCTCTCTAGTTCAAATGATAAAGACTGGTATCAGGGTTTGTTGCCAGCTTTGTTGGGGACCTTGACAGAAGCATTGAGCAAAGGTGAGGAGGTTACTGCCAGGGAAGCGCTGGAACATTTTGTTGAGTTTGCTGAGAATGAACCTAGGTTCTTAAGGATGCAACTAGTAGAAGTGGTGGCTACCATGTTCGAGATAGCAGAGAATGTGAGTTTGGAAAAGGAGACGAGGCACTTGGCGATTAAGTTCCTGATAACTTTAGTTGAGGCGAAAAAGGAAGCTCCCGGCATGATGAAGAAATTACCATTATTTACTAGCAACTGTTTTGCTATGTTATTGAAGTTGTTACAAGATGTTGAGGACGAACCACCTTGGAACAATATCCACAAGGTTGCATTTAGGGAATATGGTAACATTATGGTTGGGATCTGCTATTTTGATCGCTTGTCTCGTGCATTAGGTGCTAAGACTATTGCTCCTGTTGCTAAAGAGCAGCTCTCTGCTTGCTTGGCTGCCCCTGACTGGGAGAAACGCCATGCAACACTTCTTGCACTTGCTGTTATTTCTGAATGTTGCCCGAAG GTGATGCTTACGAGTATGGAGGAACTGGTTCTGAATTATTTCCTGAACATGGTTCTGGATTGTTTCCAAGATCCTCACCCTCGAGTAAGATGGGCCGCTATTAGGGCAATTGCCTTGTTTTCGACCTTCTTCTGTCCACAGTTGCAAGAACAATTCCATGATCAAGTATTACCTGCATTAGCTGCAGCTATGGCTGATTTTCAAAATCCAATAATACAG GTACAAGCCTCAGTTGCTTTCTACAGGTTCTATGCATCCTCTAAGCCAGAAACTTTGATACCTTTCTTCGATGGAATGATTAACAATCTGCCTGTATTTCAACAG AATGACAAACAAATGGTCCAAGATGCAGCATCAATGGTGTTTACCGGTATAGCTAAATTGTCTAAG GAATACTGCAGAATAAACTATGACACTGTTATGCAGTACTTAAAAACCGCCATGGCAAACAGAAACTCTAATGTATTAGGTCGGGCCAGAGCAATGTACTCCATAAGCTATCTTGGGTTCGCTGTTGGCAAAGAGAAATTCAGAGATGACGCAAAACAG GTAATGGAAGTTCTTCTGTCATTACTAGGATCACAACTGAAGGCGGACGATCGCAGTAATGTTTATCTATTCTTG GCAGGAGCCAGAATTTTCTTATGCATGGGGAAGGAATTTCTTCCTTACATGAGGGTAGCCATCCCTTTTATGATTCAACTTGCTCAAGTTGAACTTGATATAACCATCTATGATCATTCATACTCTGGATTATATGGATTAGATTACGATAG GGACATTATAGTCAAGTTTGAGGAAACAAGCATGTGCATCAAAGATAATATCCGACTAGAGGAGAAATCTATAGCCTGTCATCTCCTTGACATCATTTCTGTCTTGCTGGAGGAAGATTTCTACCCTTGGATTTCCCAG GCTGCTCCAGTCTTAGAACCACTTTTGAAATTCTACATCCACGACGATGTCAGGGAAAATGCTATTTTTG CAATTTCATCCCTGTTGCGTTCTGCTAAACTGGCGGTAGAGAAAGGGACTGCTCAAGGTGGAAACAAGTGGTACTTCAAGGAGTTGTCTGGCCGTATAATATTGGCTTTGGGGGACGCAATATATTCG GAGCATGAGACAAAACTATGTGAAATTATATTGAAGGAATTGAATCAATGCCTAAAG ATAAGTGGACCACATCTTGATGAAGATCAGGTTCGTAGAATCATGAATGGGATAAAGCACGTCATTACAGAAAGTTCATGCAGAAAAGGAAAACTCACAGAGAGAGAAAAATCAGATGACTTTGATGCTGAGGAAGCTGAATTGCTCAGGGAGGAAAGAGAGCTagaagaaaaagtattttctaggGTTGGTTGCATATTGTTGACATTGATCAAAACCTTCAAGGCTGCTTTCTTGCCTTTCCTTAATGAGCTTTCCTCATATTTAATGCCTATGACA GGCAAGGATAAAACAGCTAAAGAGAGAAGTGCATGTGTAAATATCTTTAATAAACTTGTGGAGGAATGCAGCGAATCATCTCTAAA GTATTATAACATATGTCTTCCTTTTATTTTGGACTCAAGCAATGACGAAAATCCAGTTCTTAGAGAG AATGCATTTTATGGACTTGGGCTTTGTGCGGAATATGGTGGTTTAGTTTTCAAACCATTTATCGGAG AGGCTCTTTCAAGGATCAATGTTGTGATAACACATCTACATGCTCTTGCACCTGAGAATGAACAGGCATATCATGATGCTGTTTTTGCACTTGGTCAGATATGTCAGTTTCATCGGGAAAGTATTGACTCCACGCAG ATTATTCCGGCTTGGTTGAATTGTCTGCCTATAAGAGGTAACATGGTTGTTCACGACCAGCTCTGTTCAATGGTTGAAAG GTTCTATGTGCTGGAAATGATCTTGCTACTGAAGAAATGA
- the LOC104103528 gene encoding uncharacterized protein isoform X10, with translation MNISELTQFQKAQMKAILGPDSSVPFETFISDLMASSSEAESMLDMIKQEDSNLLAVKLANLLDSPHITDDSRATCAIVLQNLFVGDDGYGWRNLSLSTRSGVQCILLNRIKIEESKSIMQTLYITLCVSLQDNKESEICSLFGQYYDNSSYIKVVEFTLSLVSQCAKQGDDLSSAPWIKDMLLGALNGCSDMRLRMAALRAAIDIIQCLSSSNDKDWYQGLLPALLGTLTEALSKGEEVTAREALEHFVEFAENEPRFLRMQLVEVVATMFEIAENVSLEKETRHLAIKFLITLVEAKKEAPGMMKKLPLFTSNCFAMLLKLLQDVEDEPPWNNIHKVAFREYGNIMVGICYFDRLSRALGAKTIAPVAKEQLSACLAAPDWEKRHATLLALAVISECCPKVMLTSMEELVLNYFLNMVLDCFQDPHPRVRWAAIRAIALFSTFFCPQLQEQFHDQVLPALAAAMADFQNPIIQVQASVAFYRFYASSKPETLIPFFDGMINNLPVFQQNDKQMVQDAASMVFTGIAKLSKEYCRINYDTVMQYLKTAMANRNSNVLGRARAMYSISYLGFAVGKEKFRDDAKQVMEVLLSLLGSQLKADDRSNVYLFLAGARIFLCMGKEFLPYMRVAIPFMIQLAQVELDITIYDHSYSGLYGLDYDRDIIVKFEETSMCIKDNIRLEEKSIACHLLDIISVLLEEDFYPWISQAAPVLEPLLKFYIHDDVRENAIFAISSLLRSAKLAVEKGTAQGGNKWYFKELSGRIILALGDAIYSEHETKLCEIILKELNQCLKISGPHLDEDQVRRIMNGIKHVITESSCRKGKLTEREKSDDFDAEEAELLREERELEEKVFSRVGCILLTLIKTFKAAFLPFLNELSSYLMPMTGKDKTAKERSACVNIFNKLVEECSESSLKYYNICLPFILDSSNDENPVLRENAFYGLGLCAEYGGLVFKPFIGEALSRINVVITHLHALAPENEQAYHDAVFALGQICQFHRESIDSTQIIPAWLNCLPIRGNMVVHDQLCSMVERYCTGLICSSFYHHLVFTLLFRFSFC, from the exons ATGAATATTAGCGAGTTGACTCAGTTCCAGAAGGCCCAGATGAAGGCGATTCTTGGGCCTGACTCTAGTGTTCCTTTTGAAACCTTTATCTCGGATCTCATGGCGAGCTCCTCTGAGGCTGAGTCAATGTTGGACATGATCAAGCAGGAGGATTCGAACTTGCTTGCTGTTAAGCTTGCTAACCTTCTAGACTCTCCCCATATCACTGATGATTCACGCGCTACGTGTGCTATCGTCCTCCAAAATTTGTTTGTTGGGGATGATGGATATGGTTGGCGCAATCTAAGTCTATCGACTCGGTCCGGTGTGCAATGTATCCTTCTGAACCGTATCAAGATTGAAGAATCAAAATCCATTATGCAGACCCTTTACATTACGCTTTGTGTAAGCCTCCAAGATAACAAGGAGTCTGAAATATGTAGCTTGTTCGGCCAATATTATGACAACTCCAGTTATATCAAGGTAGTAGAGTTTACTTTGTCATTAGTTTCCCAGTGCGCCAAACAAGGAGATGATTTATCATCAGCCCCTTGGATCAAGGATATGTTACTAGGTGCACTGAATGGTTGCAGTGATATGAGATTGAGGATGGCGGCACTGAGGGCAGCGATCGACATCATTCAGTGCCTCTCTAGTTCAAATGATAAAGACTGGTATCAGGGTTTGTTGCCAGCTTTGTTGGGGACCTTGACAGAAGCATTGAGCAAAGGTGAGGAGGTTACTGCCAGGGAAGCGCTGGAACATTTTGTTGAGTTTGCTGAGAATGAACCTAGGTTCTTAAGGATGCAACTAGTAGAAGTGGTGGCTACCATGTTCGAGATAGCAGAGAATGTGAGTTTGGAAAAGGAGACGAGGCACTTGGCGATTAAGTTCCTGATAACTTTAGTTGAGGCGAAAAAGGAAGCTCCCGGCATGATGAAGAAATTACCATTATTTACTAGCAACTGTTTTGCTATGTTATTGAAGTTGTTACAAGATGTTGAGGACGAACCACCTTGGAACAATATCCACAAGGTTGCATTTAGGGAATATGGTAACATTATGGTTGGGATCTGCTATTTTGATCGCTTGTCTCGTGCATTAGGTGCTAAGACTATTGCTCCTGTTGCTAAAGAGCAGCTCTCTGCTTGCTTGGCTGCCCCTGACTGGGAGAAACGCCATGCAACACTTCTTGCACTTGCTGTTATTTCTGAATGTTGCCCGAAG GTGATGCTTACGAGTATGGAGGAACTGGTTCTGAATTATTTCCTGAACATGGTTCTGGATTGTTTCCAAGATCCTCACCCTCGAGTAAGATGGGCCGCTATTAGGGCAATTGCCTTGTTTTCGACCTTCTTCTGTCCACAGTTGCAAGAACAATTCCATGATCAAGTATTACCTGCATTAGCTGCAGCTATGGCTGATTTTCAAAATCCAATAATACAG GTACAAGCCTCAGTTGCTTTCTACAGGTTCTATGCATCCTCTAAGCCAGAAACTTTGATACCTTTCTTCGATGGAATGATTAACAATCTGCCTGTATTTCAACAG AATGACAAACAAATGGTCCAAGATGCAGCATCAATGGTGTTTACCGGTATAGCTAAATTGTCTAAG GAATACTGCAGAATAAACTATGACACTGTTATGCAGTACTTAAAAACCGCCATGGCAAACAGAAACTCTAATGTATTAGGTCGGGCCAGAGCAATGTACTCCATAAGCTATCTTGGGTTCGCTGTTGGCAAAGAGAAATTCAGAGATGACGCAAAACAG GTAATGGAAGTTCTTCTGTCATTACTAGGATCACAACTGAAGGCGGACGATCGCAGTAATGTTTATCTATTCTTG GCAGGAGCCAGAATTTTCTTATGCATGGGGAAGGAATTTCTTCCTTACATGAGGGTAGCCATCCCTTTTATGATTCAACTTGCTCAAGTTGAACTTGATATAACCATCTATGATCATTCATACTCTGGATTATATGGATTAGATTACGATAG GGACATTATAGTCAAGTTTGAGGAAACAAGCATGTGCATCAAAGATAATATCCGACTAGAGGAGAAATCTATAGCCTGTCATCTCCTTGACATCATTTCTGTCTTGCTGGAGGAAGATTTCTACCCTTGGATTTCCCAG GCTGCTCCAGTCTTAGAACCACTTTTGAAATTCTACATCCACGACGATGTCAGGGAAAATGCTATTTTTG CAATTTCATCCCTGTTGCGTTCTGCTAAACTGGCGGTAGAGAAAGGGACTGCTCAAGGTGGAAACAAGTGGTACTTCAAGGAGTTGTCTGGCCGTATAATATTGGCTTTGGGGGACGCAATATATTCG GAGCATGAGACAAAACTATGTGAAATTATATTGAAGGAATTGAATCAATGCCTAAAG ATAAGTGGACCACATCTTGATGAAGATCAGGTTCGTAGAATCATGAATGGGATAAAGCACGTCATTACAGAAAGTTCATGCAGAAAAGGAAAACTCACAGAGAGAGAAAAATCAGATGACTTTGATGCTGAGGAAGCTGAATTGCTCAGGGAGGAAAGAGAGCTagaagaaaaagtattttctaggGTTGGTTGCATATTGTTGACATTGATCAAAACCTTCAAGGCTGCTTTCTTGCCTTTCCTTAATGAGCTTTCCTCATATTTAATGCCTATGACA GGCAAGGATAAAACAGCTAAAGAGAGAAGTGCATGTGTAAATATCTTTAATAAACTTGTGGAGGAATGCAGCGAATCATCTCTAAA GTATTATAACATATGTCTTCCTTTTATTTTGGACTCAAGCAATGACGAAAATCCAGTTCTTAGAGAG AATGCATTTTATGGACTTGGGCTTTGTGCGGAATATGGTGGTTTAGTTTTCAAACCATTTATCGGAG AGGCTCTTTCAAGGATCAATGTTGTGATAACACATCTACATGCTCTTGCACCTGAGAATGAACAGGCATATCATGATGCTGTTTTTGCACTTGGTCAGATATGTCAGTTTCATCGGGAAAGTATTGACTCCACGCAG ATTATTCCGGCTTGGTTGAATTGTCTGCCTATAAGAGGTAACATGGTTGTTCACGACCAGCTCTGTTCAATGGTTGAAAGGTACTGTACTGGACTAATCTGCTCTAGTTTCTATCATCATCTGGTCTTTACTTTACTTTTCAGATTTTCTTTTTGTTAA
- the LOC104103528 gene encoding uncharacterized protein isoform X2 yields MNISELTQFQKAQMKAILGPDSSVPFETFISDLMASSSEAESMLDMIKQEDSNLLAVKLANLLDSPHITDDSRATCAIVLQNLFVGDDGYGWRNLSLSTRSGVQCILLNRIKIEESKSIMQTLYITLCVSLQDNKESEICSLFGQYYDNSSYIKVVEFTLSLVSQCAKQGDDLSSAPWIKDMLLGALNGCSDMRLRMAALRAAIDIIQCLSSSNDKDWYQGLLPALLGTLTEALSKGEEVTAREALEHFVEFAENEPRFLRMQLVEVVATMFEIAENVSLEKETRHLAIKFLITLVEAKKEAPGMMKKLPLFTSNCFAMLLKLLQDVEDEPPWNNIHKVAFREYGNIMVGICYFDRLSRALGAKTIAPVAKEQLSACLAAPDWEKRHATLLALAVISECCPKVMLTSMEELVLNYFLNMVLDCFQDPHPRVRWAAIRAIALFSTFFCPQLQEQFHDQVLPALAAAMADFQNPIIQVQASVAFYRFYASSKPETLIPFFDGMINNLPVFQQNDKQMVQDAASMVFTGIAKLSKYLKTAMANRNSNVLGRARAMYSISYLGFAVGKEKFRDDAKQVMEVLLSLLGSQLKADDRSNVYLFLAGARIFLCMGKEFLPYMRVAIPFMIQLAQVELDITIYDHSYSGLYGLDYDRDIIVKFEETSMCIKDNIRLEEKSIACHLLDIISVLLEEDFYPWISQAAPVLEPLLKFYIHDDVRENAIFAISSLLRSAKLAVEKGTAQGGNKWYFKELSGRIILALGDAIYSEHETKLCEIILKELNQCLKISGPHLDEDQVRRIMNGIKHVITESSCRKGKLTEREKSDDFDAEEAELLREERELEEKVFSRVGCILLTLIKTFKAAFLPFLNELSSYLMPMTGKDKTAKERSACVNIFNKLVEECSESSLKYYNICLPFILDSSNDENPVLRENAFYGLGLCAEYGGLVFKPFIGEALSRINVVITHLHALAPENEQAYHDAVFALGQICQFHRESIDSTQIIPAWLNCLPIRGNMVVHDQLCSMVERSDRELLGPKYEHFPKILSVFAEVLCAGNDLATEEMKNRMINPLRNLQKTVPAATWASAWSLLLPQQEMELESILSHKEDANLSSVQSGVKLGGRKGVILNRRHRKLILHKYGKIILLTKGKMLVKCQRWLKNCFRL; encoded by the exons ATGAATATTAGCGAGTTGACTCAGTTCCAGAAGGCCCAGATGAAGGCGATTCTTGGGCCTGACTCTAGTGTTCCTTTTGAAACCTTTATCTCGGATCTCATGGCGAGCTCCTCTGAGGCTGAGTCAATGTTGGACATGATCAAGCAGGAGGATTCGAACTTGCTTGCTGTTAAGCTTGCTAACCTTCTAGACTCTCCCCATATCACTGATGATTCACGCGCTACGTGTGCTATCGTCCTCCAAAATTTGTTTGTTGGGGATGATGGATATGGTTGGCGCAATCTAAGTCTATCGACTCGGTCCGGTGTGCAATGTATCCTTCTGAACCGTATCAAGATTGAAGAATCAAAATCCATTATGCAGACCCTTTACATTACGCTTTGTGTAAGCCTCCAAGATAACAAGGAGTCTGAAATATGTAGCTTGTTCGGCCAATATTATGACAACTCCAGTTATATCAAGGTAGTAGAGTTTACTTTGTCATTAGTTTCCCAGTGCGCCAAACAAGGAGATGATTTATCATCAGCCCCTTGGATCAAGGATATGTTACTAGGTGCACTGAATGGTTGCAGTGATATGAGATTGAGGATGGCGGCACTGAGGGCAGCGATCGACATCATTCAGTGCCTCTCTAGTTCAAATGATAAAGACTGGTATCAGGGTTTGTTGCCAGCTTTGTTGGGGACCTTGACAGAAGCATTGAGCAAAGGTGAGGAGGTTACTGCCAGGGAAGCGCTGGAACATTTTGTTGAGTTTGCTGAGAATGAACCTAGGTTCTTAAGGATGCAACTAGTAGAAGTGGTGGCTACCATGTTCGAGATAGCAGAGAATGTGAGTTTGGAAAAGGAGACGAGGCACTTGGCGATTAAGTTCCTGATAACTTTAGTTGAGGCGAAAAAGGAAGCTCCCGGCATGATGAAGAAATTACCATTATTTACTAGCAACTGTTTTGCTATGTTATTGAAGTTGTTACAAGATGTTGAGGACGAACCACCTTGGAACAATATCCACAAGGTTGCATTTAGGGAATATGGTAACATTATGGTTGGGATCTGCTATTTTGATCGCTTGTCTCGTGCATTAGGTGCTAAGACTATTGCTCCTGTTGCTAAAGAGCAGCTCTCTGCTTGCTTGGCTGCCCCTGACTGGGAGAAACGCCATGCAACACTTCTTGCACTTGCTGTTATTTCTGAATGTTGCCCGAAG GTGATGCTTACGAGTATGGAGGAACTGGTTCTGAATTATTTCCTGAACATGGTTCTGGATTGTTTCCAAGATCCTCACCCTCGAGTAAGATGGGCCGCTATTAGGGCAATTGCCTTGTTTTCGACCTTCTTCTGTCCACAGTTGCAAGAACAATTCCATGATCAAGTATTACCTGCATTAGCTGCAGCTATGGCTGATTTTCAAAATCCAATAATACAG GTACAAGCCTCAGTTGCTTTCTACAGGTTCTATGCATCCTCTAAGCCAGAAACTTTGATACCTTTCTTCGATGGAATGATTAACAATCTGCCTGTATTTCAACAG AATGACAAACAAATGGTCCAAGATGCAGCATCAATGGTGTTTACCGGTATAGCTAAATTGTCTAAG TACTTAAAAACCGCCATGGCAAACAGAAACTCTAATGTATTAGGTCGGGCCAGAGCAATGTACTCCATAAGCTATCTTGGGTTCGCTGTTGGCAAAGAGAAATTCAGAGATGACGCAAAACAG GTAATGGAAGTTCTTCTGTCATTACTAGGATCACAACTGAAGGCGGACGATCGCAGTAATGTTTATCTATTCTTG GCAGGAGCCAGAATTTTCTTATGCATGGGGAAGGAATTTCTTCCTTACATGAGGGTAGCCATCCCTTTTATGATTCAACTTGCTCAAGTTGAACTTGATATAACCATCTATGATCATTCATACTCTGGATTATATGGATTAGATTACGATAG GGACATTATAGTCAAGTTTGAGGAAACAAGCATGTGCATCAAAGATAATATCCGACTAGAGGAGAAATCTATAGCCTGTCATCTCCTTGACATCATTTCTGTCTTGCTGGAGGAAGATTTCTACCCTTGGATTTCCCAG GCTGCTCCAGTCTTAGAACCACTTTTGAAATTCTACATCCACGACGATGTCAGGGAAAATGCTATTTTTG CAATTTCATCCCTGTTGCGTTCTGCTAAACTGGCGGTAGAGAAAGGGACTGCTCAAGGTGGAAACAAGTGGTACTTCAAGGAGTTGTCTGGCCGTATAATATTGGCTTTGGGGGACGCAATATATTCG GAGCATGAGACAAAACTATGTGAAATTATATTGAAGGAATTGAATCAATGCCTAAAG ATAAGTGGACCACATCTTGATGAAGATCAGGTTCGTAGAATCATGAATGGGATAAAGCACGTCATTACAGAAAGTTCATGCAGAAAAGGAAAACTCACAGAGAGAGAAAAATCAGATGACTTTGATGCTGAGGAAGCTGAATTGCTCAGGGAGGAAAGAGAGCTagaagaaaaagtattttctaggGTTGGTTGCATATTGTTGACATTGATCAAAACCTTCAAGGCTGCTTTCTTGCCTTTCCTTAATGAGCTTTCCTCATATTTAATGCCTATGACA GGCAAGGATAAAACAGCTAAAGAGAGAAGTGCATGTGTAAATATCTTTAATAAACTTGTGGAGGAATGCAGCGAATCATCTCTAAA GTATTATAACATATGTCTTCCTTTTATTTTGGACTCAAGCAATGACGAAAATCCAGTTCTTAGAGAG AATGCATTTTATGGACTTGGGCTTTGTGCGGAATATGGTGGTTTAGTTTTCAAACCATTTATCGGAG AGGCTCTTTCAAGGATCAATGTTGTGATAACACATCTACATGCTCTTGCACCTGAGAATGAACAGGCATATCATGATGCTGTTTTTGCACTTGGTCAGATATGTCAGTTTCATCGGGAAAGTATTGACTCCACGCAG ATTATTCCGGCTTGGTTGAATTGTCTGCCTATAAGAGGTAACATGGTTGTTCACGACCAGCTCTGTTCAATGGTTGAAAG GTCAGACAGAGAACTTTTGGGTCCCAAATATGAGcactttccaaaaattttgtcagtttttgCAGAG GTTCTATGTGCTGGAAATGATCTTGCTACTGAAGAAATGAAAAACCGAATGATTAATCCGTTGAGGAATCTTCAGAAAACAGTACCAGCAGCCACCTGGGCATCGGCGTGGTCATTGCTATTGCCTCAGCAGGAGATGGAACTGGAATCCATTCTATCACATAAGGAAGATGCTAACTTGTCATCAGTGCAATCAGGGGTAAAGTTAGGTGGACGCAAGGGGGTTATATTGAATCGCCGTCATCGAAAACTTATATTGCACAAATATGGTAAAATAATTCTCTTGACAAAAGGGAAGATGCTTGTGAAGTGTCAAAGGTGGCTTAAAAATTGCTTCAGGTTATAG